The DNA segment GCTCACCCATCCGCACGGCTTTCCTGTCAGATTGATTTTTATCGCTGAAGGCACCTTAAACCATGCTCTTCCTGTCACCATGCCTGCGGCCATATCTGTGCTTCCGACACCTGTGGAGAATGCACCGAGCGCTCCGTACGTGCAAGTGTGGGAATCTGCTCCTATAATCACATCTCCTGCCACGGTTAGTCCCTGTTCAGGAAGAAGCGCATGCTCGATGCCCATCTGTCCAACATCAAAATAATTCGTGATATCATGTTTACAGGCAAACTGTCTCACACATTTACAGTTTTCTGCAGATTTGATATCTTTATTCGGAACAAAATGATCCATCACAAGAGCAATCTTTTCCTTATTAAAAACTTCTTTTTGTTCAAACTTATCCATCTCACGGATGGCAACGGGAGATGTGATATCATTTCCCAATACCAGATCTAAATCCGCTTCAATCAGCTGCCCTGCTTCCACCTGATCCAGATGTGCCGCCTGAGCCAATATCTTCTGAGTCATTGTCATTCCCATGTTTCTATCCTCCAGAACTTTTCTAACTTATTATAAGAAATCTTAATTAATCCGATATGCCAATTACTTCTATCAGACAGCCTGCATCACCGAAAGGTTTTCGGCCAGAAGGTCTCCCATCTCGGATGTCGAGACTTCCTTGCACCCTTTAGACATGATATCCGGCGTTCGATAGCCTTCTTTCAAAACCTTTTCTACCGCTCTTTCCACAGCAGCGGCTTCTTTGTCGAGGTCCAGTGAAAACCGAAGCATCATGGCAGCCGACAAGACTGTCGCAAGTGGATTTGCTATATTTTTCCCCGCAATATCAGGTGCCGACCCATGACTTGGCTCATACAGACCAAATTTCGTCTCATTCAGGCTTGCCGACGGGAGCATTCCGATGGATCCTGTGATCATACTTGCCTCGTCTGATAAGATATCGCCGAATGTGTTCTCAGTCACAACCACATCAAACTGCCCTGGATTCGCAACCAGCTGCATCGCACAATTGTCGACCAGCATATGTTCTAATGTCACATCCGGATAGTCCTTTGCTGTCTCCTCCATCACTGCTCTCCAGAGTCTGGAGGATTCAAGTACATTCGCCTTATCTACACTGGTCACTTTCTTCCTGCGTTTCCTCGCGATGGCAAATGCGCGCTTTGCAGTTCTTCGAATCTCATCTTCGCTATATATTAACGTATCAACCGCCGTTTTTCCTCCGTCTGTCTCGGTGGTCTTCTTCTCTCCGAAATAGAGACCGCCGGTGAGCTCCCGAACAATCATCATGTCAAATCCATTTCCAATGATTTTCTCTTTTAACGGGCAGGCGTCTTTCAGTTCCTCATAGAGGTATGCCGGCCTTAAATTTGCAAATAGATTCAATGACTTTCGAATCCCCAGAAGTCCCGCTTCCGGACGTTTCGATGGTTCCAGCTGATACCACGGAGATGTCATGGCATCTCCGCCGATAGACCCCATCAAAACAGCATTACATTGTTTTGCCTGGCAAATAGTCTCGTCCGTCAGAGGTACCCCGCAGGCATCAATGGATGCACCCCCGAGAAGTAGATTCTGATAGTAAAATGTCACTTTATACTTTTCCGATACCGCATCCAGGACCTTTTTTGCTTCACTTACAATCTCCGGACCGATTCCGTCACCATGTATTAATCCGATTTTATACTTCATATTTCGCCTCCGCCTTATCTGTTGTTGATGGCACTCACAAGTGCATCGATGGATGCCCTGATGATATCCGGATCTACACCTGCACCCCAGGAAAGTTTACCATCCGGCTTTTTGATTCCCACATAGGCAATCGCTTTGGAACTCGTACTCTGGGTAAGTGCATGCTCCTGATAAGTGACAAGATCATATTCCAGATGACATGCCGCTTTTAGTGCATTGCTCACAGCATCCAGACGCCCATTTCCTCTCGCTGTCTTTGAAGTTTCCTTATCGCCTGCTGTCAAAGTAACCTCTGCCTCAATCTCGGAATCCGGAAGCTGTCGGAAATGCACTTCATTTACGTCGTAAGATCCGTTTACATGTTCAAATGTTTCTTTGAAGAGGCTGAAGATTTCATCGGGCAGAAGTTCTTTATGCAGATGATCGGATCGATCCTTTGCCACATAACTCATGCTTTCTTGCATCTTCGGCGGAAGATTCAGTCCGTATCTTGTCTCAAGGATATACCCTACGCCACCTTTTCCAGACTGACTGTTAATCCGAATGACATCCGCGTCGTAGTTTCTTCCGATATCCGTAGGATCAATCGGAAGGTAGGGAACCGTCCAGTGATCTGGGTCTTCGCTTTCGATCCAGTGCATTCCCTTGGCAATTGCATCCTGATGAGATCCGGAAAATGCCGCAAAGACAAGTGCACCACTATATGGGCTCCTCTCATCAACTTTCATTCCAGTGTAGCTTTCATACTTTTCACAAATATGCGGCATATCCGAAAAGTCAAGTTTTGGGTCTACTCCTTGAGCATACATATTCATCGCAAGAGTGACGATATCCACATTTCCGGTCCTCTCTCCATTTCCAAATAAGGTTCCTTCAATGCGGTCAGCTCCGGCAAGAATTCCCAGTTCTGAATCACTCACCCCTGATCCGCGATCATTGTGAGGATGTAAGGACAGGACAACATTTTCACGATATTTCAGGTTTTTGCTCATGTATTCAATCTGGCTTGCGTACACATGAGGCAGAGAAAGCTGAACCGTACTCGGCAAATTGATAACCGCCTTCTGAACCGCTGTCGGCTGCCACACATCAAGGACTGCATTGCAGACCTCAAGAGCATAATGCGGCTCTGTCCCGGTAAAACTCTCCGGAGAGTATTCAAATCGGTAATTACCGCCGGTCTCATCGGTAAGTTCTTTTAGAAGTTTTGCACCGTCCACTGCAATTTTTTTGATTTCCTCTTTCGATTTCTTAAACACCTGCTGCCGCTGTGCAAAGGATGTTGAATTGTACACATGTACGATTGCCTTTTTGCATCCTTTCAGAGCTTCGAATGTTTTGCGGATGATATGTTCTCTTGCCTGAGTCAGAACCTGAACTGTGACATCATCTGGTATCAGATCCTGTTCAATCAGTGCACGCAAAAACTCATATTCTGTCTCGGATGCCGCTGGAAATCCAACTTCAATCTCCTTAAATCCGATCTTTACCAGCAGTTGAAAGAAATCAATCTTCTGCTCAAGACTCATGGGAATGACCAGTGCCTGATTCCCGTCGCGAAGATCAACACTACACCAGATCGGTGCTTTTTCCACATATTCTTTTTGCGTCCATTTTTGATACCCCTTCGGGGGCATGAAATATTGTCTTTGATACTTGCCTGGATTCATCATACAAATTTTCCTCCTGCCAATGAATAAAACGTGAACTTGTTTCCTTCGGATAAAAGAAAAAGCCTTCCGTCTCCTACATATCTTTGTAAGAGACGAAAGACTGCTATTAGTCCTGCGCGGTACCACTCATATTTGCGAATTTCTTCGCACACTCTGCGGATACGGATCAAGATCGATCTTATATCCTGCCCGTATAACGGTGGGCTTCCGTCTGTGCTTACTCTTCCGAAGAATTTCAGGCAGCCGCTTGGAGGGCAGTTCCAAAAGTTTTCTCTGCCACTTCTCATCACCCAGCGGCTTTCTGGAATCAAAAACTGATGTACTAATCCTCGTCATAGCATTTTTGCTTTTTCTTTGTCTATTAAGATAACATTTAAGATAAAATATGTCAAGTACCAAAATTTTTTTCTCATTGTGCTCTTCTCACACAGGTTTCTATCCGATCATTGATCCTTTCGCGAAATCCGAGCAGCCAGACATCCGAAGTCGGATATCTTTTGAATGTAATCTCCTCACTTAAGTCCTTTTCCATCTCTTTTATCACTTCATCTTTTCCGATCATACTCTCAAGCAGTTCCATGGCACGGATATCCTGCATGGCATGAAAGAGATTCATAAGACGCAGAGATTCCTCTGGCTTTTTCTCTTCCCCCGGATAGACCAGAAAGGCATCTCCAGATGGAAATGCGGATCCCGCATCCGTCACCGCATAGGGGTTGATATGTTCCAGTGAATACTGTGAATTATAAAAATTAAATCCCCACTGCAGAAATCCTTCTATTCCAAATTTATATAACTGAACTCCCAGTATCCGATTTCTGGCGGATGGCATAGACATGAACCGATTGGAAACTTCTGTACTCTGTGCTGTACAGTAATAAGTCCAAAGCCCAGGTACCTCTGCTTTCAAAAATGGTTCAATATGATTGGTCCCCGGAACCGGCTTTTCCACCAGTCCTCTTTCATAGAAACTATAATCAGACAGTGCATCTAACGTTTTAAAGCCCTTGATATACGGATCAATCTCCTGTCTCGCTGCCTGGTAAGCCTCCAGATGCTCTTCGGAGGGCTCATCGGAAGTATGAAAATACACCTGATCCACTATACCCCATTTCCTGAACTGTTCTGTCAAAGCTGTGAGAAATTGTTTCAAAAAGCTGCTATATTCCAGAGAATCCGATTTTGTCTCCCATCCAAAGATTTTGACTGGCTTACCATCCTCCCATGCCATCACCTTCGGAGCACTCGTCGCTCCCCATTGTGTGAAAAGATGGGCAACTTCAAAATATCTGATCCCATATCTGTAACAAATATCAATCCAGGTTTTTAATCGCGAAAAATCAAAGTTATAACCATCACCGTTCTTTTCGATGACTGCAAGCTGAATCGTCGTACGCTCTCCCCCTACTGCAGTATCAAGAGGAGGTGTAAGTACCGGTGTAAGAATTGCATTCATACCACGGCTGCCATATTCCTGTATGAAATTCTCGAGCATGCTCCAATATTCATCGCTCCAGGGTCTTAGATGGTAATAATCCGCCAGACAATCGGCGTGAAACCACTCCGTGTGAATCAGCCTCTGTTCCGGCAGCATGGCATCAATTACCTTTATTTTTGTAGTCTTTGTATCCAGGATCTCCCCGACACTATCCTCCTGCATGATAAAAGACATCTTGTAATTTCCCGGATCTGCATCTTCAGGGATTGTTATATCAATCCAGAGAGCTCTCCACTGATGGGCGATCACCGGTACTTGATTGTTTTTCAGATCTCTTAAAAGATCTGGAAACATGCCGGGAGTTGTTCTAAGATAATTGTCATCATAGACTGCATTGCACGGCAGCGCAGATGGCACCAGCTCCACGGTTCTCACTCGAATCCAGTCCTTTATATCTGAATCAATCTCTAGATGGACATACTCCTTAGAGTTTACATTCCCATAATAGGCAATCTGAAAAGAAACTGTCTCTTTCTTCAAACCACTTAAGTTCGTACACTCCGGTTTTGCAACAGGCTCTTCATCCGGAAATATCTTTTCAAGTGAACTCACTATCTTTGTGTTAATCATGCCCTTTCCCTTTCCCAATTATCTTTAGTTTTCACGAACCCAAGCTTCACCTTTTTGCATTATCCCAGCTTGTCCTTTTGCCTTTGTGATGTTTTCTGATTTTCAATGTATTGCTTAATGACTTCCGGTGCAGCACCTCCCACTGTAGATACAAAATAGCTGTTTGTCCAAAGTGTAGGTATTTTTGTTTTAAGAAACGGAAACTCATTTCTTATTATCCTTGAAGTATATCCCTTGAAAGACTTCACAGCTTTGTGAATGCCGAACTGTGGGTCTACTTCCATCAGTATGTGTACATGGTCTGGCATGATTTCTATTTCCAGAATGTCTACAGAAAGATTTGCAGCATACTCAAGGAGTAATTCCTTTAGTCGAACATCTACACCATTTGTTAATACTTTTCGCCTGTATTTCGGACACCATACAACATGGTACTTACAGGAATAGACGATATTGTTGTTTGATTTATATGTTGTACTCATATTTGTATTATACTGTATATTTCCACTTGATACAATATATTTTGTTCATCTTCGACAATTAAAATATGCATATTCGTTCTACCGCCTCTTTTCATATCCTGATTTTAACGCATATGTAAGAAGTTGTAAACGAATCCTTTCATTTTCGAATAGATGTATTTCGATCAACTTGCGCCTCTGCAGATATCTTAAGTGCTTCCCCGATCAATTCGTTGTAGGTAGGATGAGCACGCATTGCCCTCATAAGCTGTTTTACAGTCATATGATTCGCTATAGCTGTCCCCATCTCACCGATCATATCGGTTGCCCTTGCACACATAATCTGTGCACCGATCACGTAATCTGTCTCTCGATCGATTACGATTTTGGCAAACCCTCTCTCTTCTTTCGTGATCACAGATTTGCAGTTTGAATGTGTAAGCGCTTTTCCTGAAAAGGCATCGATCCCTTTCTCTTTCGCCTCTTGTTCGGTAATTCCCACGCATGCAATCTCCGGATCTGTGTAGACACAAGACGGTACAACTGCAAGATCTATGGAAGGCTCTTTCTTGTTCATCAGTTCCACAGCACAGACTCCCTGTGCACTGGCCACATGTGCCAGCATAGTTCCTCCTGTGACATCTCCGATTGCATAGACACCTGGCAGACTCGTCTCGAACTCCTGATTGACCAGGATTCTTCCCCTCTTTGTCTCAGGTGTCACCCCCTCGTTGAAAAGCCCATCTGTGTTCGGTGTGCGTCCAGCGGCGAGCAGCAGATATGGCGTTTCAATCTCCCCAGTCTTATCCCCTTTTTTCGATTTCTCCAAGTAGGAGCAGAGAAAGCCCTGATCTTTCTTTTCGATTTTCTGAACAAATGTATCCGTATGGATTTCAACACCACGTTTTTTCAACAGTATTTTGAGATTTTTAGAGATATCAGAATCCATTCCCGGTAGAATACTCTTTTCGGCCTCCGCAATTGTAACCTTTGTGCCAAAGGAAGAAAACACCATAGCGAACTCCACTCCAATCACCCCACCGCCTATGATCACCAGTTTTTTTGGAATCTGTTCCATCCGAAACATATCATCACTTGTCATGATGTCGGGGATGTCTATTCCGGGGATCGGAAGCGACGCCGGCTTTGAACCCGCTGCAATCAGTATTTTTTCTGCATCGATGTCCTCCGTCTTCTTGTCTCTAGTAACTTTGATTTTACCGCTTCCAACAATAATACCTGTTCCCCGGATCAGATCCACCTTATTCGCCTTCAGCAAATGTTCTATCCCTTCCCGCAGAGTCTTTGAAGCTTCTTCTTTGTAAAAATTGATTTTTTCATAATCGCAGGCCACATCCGTTGAGATGATCCCAAATCTTTCACCGTTTTGGACGTTCCGATATAACTCTGCGGCATGCAGCAGGGCTTTCGCCGGCACGCATCCGCGATTCAGACACGTGCCGCCAACTTCCCTGTTTTCTACGACAGCAGTTTTCATTCCCAGCTTTGCCGCTTCAAGTGCCGCCTCATAGCCCCCCGGTCCCGCACCGATCACTACCAGATCATACATATATATCTACCTCATCTCTACCCTTGTTTTTATAATTCAACACTTGTAAAATATATCACCAGATCTTCTTTCATCTCCTGTCTGGCTTTGATTGCCGCAGGTACCAATGATAATCCGGCAGTCAAATCCTGATTCTCATATCTGCACCCTTTCAAGTATTCCGGGATGCTGTCAATAAAATCCGGGTCCATGGAGTCTGAAAAGAGCTGAATATCCCTGACTACTCCCTGATTCACCTGAAACTGAAAATCAACATTTCCCCAGATGAATCTTTTCGATAGCTCGTATTGGAACTTCATATCACGCCCAAAGAGCCATTCCCAAGAGGAGAATTTCTCTCTGCCTTTTTGAAGAGCTTTTTGATCCAGATCATTCTGCGCATAAATGACTGCTTTTTGGCCATAAACCTCTTCAAATGCCTCGATCAGTTTCTCCTTGAGTATATCAATATTCAGATCCGGATGGTACACTGAAAGATTAGTAACCCGGGAGCGGACAGAGTCCACTCCCTTGAGTTTTAGCTTTTCTTTTGAGACCTGAAGATATCCTGATAACTTTGTCAAATCCGAATTCACCATCATCGTCCCGTGATGGTAACACCTGTCTCCTCTGGTATAAAATGCATTTCCCGAGAACTTTCTGCCTGATACCGTAATATCATTACGTCCTGATTTTTCAGCTTTGATTCCCAGTTTTCTGACGGCCTTTACAATGACTTCAAGCTGCCTGTCGACATCATAATCTTGCTTCCGGATAAGAAATGTAAAGTTCAAATTCCCCTGATCATGATAAACTGCGCCTCCTCCGGAAAGTCTTCGAACGAGATGCCCGCCGTCTCTTTCAAATTCATGGATCTTACATTCCTTCCATGGGTTCTGATTCCTTCCGATCACAATGGTGTTTTCATTCTGCCAGAGATATAGGATACATTCATTCTCTTTTACGTTCTGCATCAGATACTCTTCGAGCGCAAGATTCAGATAGGGGTCAAAACCTTTTCCATCTACATATTTAATATTTTTGATCATCATCTGCACCTTTTTGCCGCTCATCAAAATCATACCGCAGGATCAGATGCCTTGCCGCCCGAAGTTCATCCATCCTGCCTGCCGGTGTATGAACAGGTGCCCGATGCAGGCTTTGGGGATCTGTCTGAGCCCTCTCATAAAGCTCTCGAAACGCCTGAATCGCCCCATCAATCGCCGCAAGAGATTCTGTCTCAACAGGTTCTGCCATCAAGGCCTCCGGCACAATCAGTGGAAAATACATCGTCGGCGGATGGATTCCATAGTCAAGCAGCCCTTTCGCAATGTCTGTCGCCGATATGTCTGTCTCCTTTTTCAGGCCTTCCAGGCTCATGACAAATTCGTGCATACATGGTGCCGGATACGGGATATCATAGAGATCTTTCAGTTCTTCCATCATGTAGTTGGCATTTAAAACCGCATGACATGCGACAGAGGGCACGCCTTCTTTTCCCAGTGTGAGCAGATAAGTCAGGGCCCGAAGCACAACCAAAAAATTTCCATAAAAGCTTCTCACCCTGCCAATACTGTTCCCGGGATTGGTAAACGTATAACTACCGTTTTCTTCATCCACCAGATTTTTGGGAAGGAAATCAACCAGAAACTTTTTACATCCAACAGGTCCGCTTCCCGGGCCTCCGCCTCCGTGAGGTGTCGAAAATGTCTTGTGAAGATTCAGGTGAACGACATCGAATCCCATATCCCCAGGTCGAATGATACCCATAATTGCATTCAGATTGGCCCCATCATAATAGGTGAGCCCGCCGGCTTTATGAACGATATCGGTGATCTCTAATATATGCGGATCAAACAATCCCAGTGTATTTGGATTCGTCAGCATCAGACCGGCTGTATCTTCGCCGACCACATTTTTGAGCTCATCCAGATCCACACCGCCGTCTTCTCTGGATTTGACGCTGACCATCGTATAGCCGACCATTGAAACACTCGCCGGATTTGTTCCATGTGCAGAATCCGGTACGATAATCTTCGTTCTTTTTCTGTCATCCTTGCCCTCATGATACGCCTTGATCATCAACAGCCCGGTAAATTCGCCATGTGCTCCCGCCGCCGGCTGAAAAGTCATGCGCTCCATACCGGTAATCTCACAAAGATATTCTTCCGCTGTCTTCAGTACTTCCATACACCCCTGAACACAAGCTTCAGGTGCCAGCGGATGTATATCACGAAATCCGGACAGAGATGCCATATCTTCATTGACTTTTGGATTATACTTCATCGTACAGGAACCAAGCGGATAAAA comes from the Blautia liquoris genome and includes:
- the leuB gene encoding 3-isopropylmalate dehydrogenase, with the protein product MKYKIGLIHGDGIGPEIVSEAKKVLDAVSEKYKVTFYYQNLLLGGASIDACGVPLTDETICQAKQCNAVLMGSIGGDAMTSPWYQLEPSKRPEAGLLGIRKSLNLFANLRPAYLYEELKDACPLKEKIIGNGFDMMIVRELTGGLYFGEKKTTETDGGKTAVDTLIYSEDEIRRTAKRAFAIARKRRKKVTSVDKANVLESSRLWRAVMEETAKDYPDVTLEHMLVDNCAMQLVANPGQFDVVVTENTFGDILSDEASMITGSIGMLPSASLNETKFGLYEPSHGSAPDIAGKNIANPLATVLSAAMMLRFSLDLDKEAAAVERAVEKVLKEGYRTPDIMSKGCKEVSTSEMGDLLAENLSVMQAV
- a CDS encoding 2-isopropylmalate synthase, whose amino-acid sequence is MMNPGKYQRQYFMPPKGYQKWTQKEYVEKAPIWCSVDLRDGNQALVIPMSLEQKIDFFQLLVKIGFKEIEVGFPAASETEYEFLRALIEQDLIPDDVTVQVLTQAREHIIRKTFEALKGCKKAIVHVYNSTSFAQRQQVFKKSKEEIKKIAVDGAKLLKELTDETGGNYRFEYSPESFTGTEPHYALEVCNAVLDVWQPTAVQKAVINLPSTVQLSLPHVYASQIEYMSKNLKYRENVVLSLHPHNDRGSGVSDSELGILAGADRIEGTLFGNGERTGNVDIVTLAMNMYAQGVDPKLDFSDMPHICEKYESYTGMKVDERSPYSGALVFAAFSGSHQDAIAKGMHWIESEDPDHWTVPYLPIDPTDIGRNYDADVIRINSQSGKGGVGYILETRYGLNLPPKMQESMSYVAKDRSDHLHKELLPDEIFSLFKETFEHVNGSYDVNEVHFRQLPDSEIEAEVTLTAGDKETSKTARGNGRLDAVSNALKAACHLEYDLVTYQEHALTQSTSSKAIAYVGIKKPDGKLSWGAGVDPDIIRASIDALVSAINNR
- a CDS encoding DUF4091 domain-containing protein, with the protein product MSSLEKIFPDEEPVAKPECTNLSGLKKETVSFQIAYYGNVNSKEYVHLEIDSDIKDWIRVRTVELVPSALPCNAVYDDNYLRTTPGMFPDLLRDLKNNQVPVIAHQWRALWIDITIPEDADPGNYKMSFIMQEDSVGEILDTKTTKIKVIDAMLPEQRLIHTEWFHADCLADYYHLRPWSDEYWSMLENFIQEYGSRGMNAILTPVLTPPLDTAVGGERTTIQLAVIEKNGDGYNFDFSRLKTWIDICYRYGIRYFEVAHLFTQWGATSAPKVMAWEDGKPVKIFGWETKSDSLEYSSFLKQFLTALTEQFRKWGIVDQVYFHTSDEPSEEHLEAYQAARQEIDPYIKGFKTLDALSDYSFYERGLVEKPVPGTNHIEPFLKAEVPGLWTYYCTAQSTEVSNRFMSMPSARNRILGVQLYKFGIEGFLQWGFNFYNSQYSLEHINPYAVTDAGSAFPSGDAFLVYPGEEKKPEESLRLMNLFHAMQDIRAMELLESMIGKDEVIKEMEKDLSEEITFKRYPTSDVWLLGFRERINDRIETCVRRAQ
- the tnpA gene encoding IS200/IS605 family transposase, with protein sequence MSTTYKSNNNIVYSCKYHVVWCPKYRRKVLTNGVDVRLKELLLEYAANLSVDILEIEIMPDHVHILMEVDPQFGIHKAVKSFKGYTSRIIRNEFPFLKTKIPTLWTNSYFVSTVGGAAPEVIKQYIENQKTSQRQKDKLG
- the lpdA gene encoding dihydrolipoyl dehydrogenase, whose protein sequence is MYDLVVIGAGPGGYEAALEAAKLGMKTAVVENREVGGTCLNRGCVPAKALLHAAELYRNVQNGERFGIISTDVACDYEKINFYKEEASKTLREGIEHLLKANKVDLIRGTGIIVGSGKIKVTRDKKTEDIDAEKILIAAGSKPASLPIPGIDIPDIMTSDDMFRMEQIPKKLVIIGGGVIGVEFAMVFSSFGTKVTIAEAEKSILPGMDSDISKNLKILLKKRGVEIHTDTFVQKIEKKDQGFLCSYLEKSKKGDKTGEIETPYLLLAAGRTPNTDGLFNEGVTPETKRGRILVNQEFETSLPGVYAIGDVTGGTMLAHVASAQGVCAVELMNKKEPSIDLAVVPSCVYTDPEIACVGITEQEAKEKGIDAFSGKALTHSNCKSVITKEERGFAKIVIDRETDYVIGAQIMCARATDMIGEMGTAIANHMTVKQLMRAMRAHPTYNELIGEALKISAEAQVDRNTSIRK
- a CDS encoding lipoate--protein ligase — protein: MIKNIKYVDGKGFDPYLNLALEEYLMQNVKENECILYLWQNENTIVIGRNQNPWKECKIHEFERDGGHLVRRLSGGGAVYHDQGNLNFTFLIRKQDYDVDRQLEVIVKAVRKLGIKAEKSGRNDITVSGRKFSGNAFYTRGDRCYHHGTMMVNSDLTKLSGYLQVSKEKLKLKGVDSVRSRVTNLSVYHPDLNIDILKEKLIEAFEEVYGQKAVIYAQNDLDQKALQKGREKFSSWEWLFGRDMKFQYELSKRFIWGNVDFQFQVNQGVVRDIQLFSDSMDPDFIDSIPEYLKGCRYENQDLTAGLSLVPAAIKARQEMKEDLVIYFTSVEL
- the gcvPB gene encoding aminomethyl-transferring glycine dehydrogenase subunit GcvPB, with the translated sequence MLLIFERGEKGRGLSLLPACDVPVVLPDDDNMRQKPLHLPEVSENDISRHYTDLERKSYGVNDGFYPLGSCTMKYNPKVNEDMASLSGFRDIHPLAPEACVQGCMEVLKTAEEYLCEITGMERMTFQPAAGAHGEFTGLLMIKAYHEGKDDRKRTKIIVPDSAHGTNPASVSMVGYTMVSVKSREDGGVDLDELKNVVGEDTAGLMLTNPNTLGLFDPHILEITDIVHKAGGLTYYDGANLNAIMGIIRPGDMGFDVVHLNLHKTFSTPHGGGGPGSGPVGCKKFLVDFLPKNLVDEENGSYTFTNPGNSIGRVRSFYGNFLVVLRALTYLLTLGKEGVPSVACHAVLNANYMMEELKDLYDIPYPAPCMHEFVMSLEGLKKETDISATDIAKGLLDYGIHPPTMYFPLIVPEALMAEPVETESLAAIDGAIQAFRELYERAQTDPQSLHRAPVHTPAGRMDELRAARHLILRYDFDERQKGADDDQKY